From the genome of Pantoea alfalfae, one region includes:
- a CDS encoding CoA pyrophosphatase — protein sequence MALTLEVFRSRFLLQQPARSTQHLSGRHAAVLVPIIARHEPGLLLTQRSHALRKHAGQVAFPGGMQDDTDASLIATALREAQEEVGIDPHQVEILGALPAVTSSTGFQVTPVLGIIPADLRLTINPDEVSSAFEMPLAEALQLSRYSALEVHRAGVRHPVWLSRYQDYLVWGMTAGIIRSLSTQIAF from the coding sequence TTGGCACTGACGCTTGAGGTTTTTCGCAGCCGTTTTCTGCTGCAGCAGCCGGCCCGCAGCACGCAGCATCTCTCCGGACGTCATGCCGCGGTGCTGGTGCCGATTATAGCCCGCCATGAACCGGGGCTTTTGTTGACGCAGCGCTCGCACGCCCTGCGCAAACACGCCGGACAGGTCGCCTTTCCCGGCGGGATGCAGGATGACACCGATGCCTCGCTGATCGCCACCGCCCTGCGTGAAGCGCAGGAAGAGGTCGGTATCGATCCACATCAGGTCGAGATATTAGGCGCGCTGCCCGCTGTCACCAGCAGCACCGGCTTTCAGGTGACACCCGTGCTGGGCATTATTCCGGCCGACCTGCGCTTAACGATTAATCCGGATGAGGTGAGCAGTGCCTTCGAGATGCCACTGGCCGAGGCTTTGCAGCTCAGCCGCTACAGCGCGCTGGAGGTGCATCGGGCGGGTGTACGCCATCCGGTCTGGCTGTCGCGCTATCAGGATTATCTGGTGTGGGGCATGACAGCAGGAATTATTCGTTCACTGAGTACGCAGATCGCCTTCTGA
- a CDS encoding RidA family protein — MSITRIDPEHRMSEAVIHNDTIYYTSVPENLDADAEAQTANALAVIDAILTRLGSDKSKILDATLFLVDKADFPAMNRAWDAWVSPGNAPVRCTVQAGLLNPKYKIEIKIIAAR, encoded by the coding sequence ATGAGTATTACCCGCATTGACCCGGAACATCGTATGTCCGAAGCTGTGATCCACAACGACACCATCTATTACACCAGTGTGCCTGAGAATCTGGATGCCGACGCAGAAGCGCAGACCGCCAATGCGCTGGCGGTCATTGACGCGATCCTGACTCGCCTCGGCAGTGATAAAAGTAAGATCCTGGATGCGACGCTGTTTCTGGTGGATAAAGCCGATTTCCCCGCCATGAACCGGGCCTGGGACGCCTGGGTCTCACCGGGTAATGCGCCGGTGCGCTGCACCGTTCAGGCCGGCCTGCTGAATCCAAAGTACAAAATCGAAATTAAAATTATCGCTGCACGTTAA
- a CDS encoding YoaH family protein, giving the protein MFIGLPALSHEQQQQAVERIQELMTGGLSSGEAIAQVAQEIRQNHKGEQIRALFDDEDEENEEE; this is encoded by the coding sequence ATGTTTATTGGATTACCGGCTCTCTCACATGAGCAGCAACAGCAGGCCGTTGAACGTATTCAGGAGTTGATGACGGGTGGTTTATCGAGCGGTGAAGCGATCGCCCAGGTGGCGCAGGAAATCCGTCAGAATCACAAGGGCGAACAGATTCGGGCGTTATTCGACGACGAAGATGAAGAAAACGAAGAGGAATAA
- a CDS encoding EAL domain-containing protein, giving the protein MFMAQQFVGQFRRKRLLIALSIATVMLILTLAFRYIEEKSRIEQQAMAFADKAIMRFDRMFSPLEVSANNTLGLVGVPCQDVRFPLVEKISSLQTVRAILLVENDMLYCSSIYGSRNIPFSQTYPDLAFNSQRMTLSTDQYLLKGSPVLLLWTPKSLDNRSGILQVINIEMMSNYLLEPQLPWVERAVFNVNGESLEYGNPLIQPTVPADDEVSYEQGSLRYPFTLTLYGPSPTRLALATLPSQLPLALLLSLLMGYIIWLATANRMSLSWQISYGITAREFMVYCQPLINSKSGGCDGIELLLRWHNARQGWIAPDVFIPLAERQNLIKPLTRFVLNEVVRHLPQLPNDPAFHIAINVAASHFRDRAILEDLQNLWWPASPVPQLVVELTERDALPVVDQSVIAQLHDIGVRLAIDDFGTGHSSLSYLKDLQPDVLKIDKIFTAAIGTDAINATVTDMVISLAQRLNISLVAEGVETAEQAAYLRERGVDHLQGYYFARPMPLEDFPAWLTLHQADTHR; this is encoded by the coding sequence ATGTTTATGGCCCAGCAATTTGTTGGACAATTCAGGCGCAAGCGTTTGCTGATCGCCCTGTCAATCGCCACCGTAATGCTGATATTAACGCTGGCCTTTCGCTATATCGAAGAGAAGTCACGTATTGAACAGCAGGCGATGGCTTTTGCCGACAAAGCGATTATGCGGTTTGACAGGATGTTTTCACCGCTGGAGGTTTCAGCCAATAATACGCTGGGGCTGGTAGGCGTTCCCTGTCAGGACGTGCGTTTTCCGCTCGTCGAAAAAATTTCATCACTGCAGACGGTTCGTGCCATTCTACTGGTCGAAAACGACATGCTTTACTGCTCCAGTATTTACGGCTCGCGCAATATCCCTTTCAGCCAGACTTATCCTGACCTTGCCTTCAACAGCCAGCGTATGACCCTGTCAACCGACCAGTATCTGCTGAAAGGCTCGCCGGTCTTACTGCTATGGACGCCAAAAAGTCTGGATAACCGGTCGGGAATATTGCAGGTCATCAACATTGAAATGATGAGCAATTATCTGCTGGAACCTCAACTGCCCTGGGTGGAACGCGCCGTGTTTAACGTCAATGGTGAGAGCCTGGAATATGGCAATCCGCTGATACAGCCAACGGTGCCGGCAGATGACGAAGTGAGCTACGAGCAGGGCTCGCTGCGCTACCCGTTTACCCTTACCCTCTATGGCCCTTCGCCGACACGGCTGGCGCTGGCGACACTTCCCTCACAGCTGCCGCTGGCGCTGCTGCTGAGCCTGCTGATGGGCTATATTATCTGGCTTGCGACGGCAAATCGCATGAGCCTTAGCTGGCAAATCAGTTATGGCATCACGGCCCGTGAGTTTATGGTCTATTGTCAGCCGCTGATCAACAGCAAAAGCGGCGGGTGTGACGGGATAGAATTACTGCTGCGCTGGCATAACGCCCGACAGGGCTGGATCGCACCGGATGTCTTTATTCCGCTGGCCGAGCGCCAGAACCTGATCAAGCCGCTGACGCGCTTTGTGCTGAACGAGGTAGTAAGGCATCTGCCTCAGTTGCCCAATGATCCCGCCTTTCATATCGCCATCAATGTGGCCGCCAGTCATTTCCGCGACCGCGCCATTCTGGAAGATTTGCAGAACCTGTGGTGGCCTGCCAGTCCGGTGCCGCAACTGGTAGTGGAACTCACTGAACGGGATGCCCTGCCGGTCGTCGATCAGTCGGTGATTGCACAACTGCACGACATTGGCGTCCGGCTGGCGATTGATGACTTTGGCACCGGTCACAGCTCGCTCTCCTACCTGAAAGATTTACAGCCAGACGTGCTCAAAATCGACAAGATTTTCACAGCGGCCATCGGTACGGATGCCATTAACGCCACGGTAACGGATATGGTGATTTCGCTGGCCCAGCGCCTGAATATCAGTCTGGTCGCCGAAGGGGTAGAGACGGCTGAACAGGCAGCTTATCTGCGCGAACGCGGTGTGGATCATCTGCAGGGCTACTATTTTGCCCGCCCGATGCCGCTGGAAGATTTTCCAGCCTGGCTGACGCTGCATCAGGCTGATACGCACCGTTAA
- a CDS encoding L-serine ammonia-lyase → MISVFDMFKVGIGPSSSHTVGPMKAGKQFVDLLCEQEKLQEVTRIAVDVYGSLSLTGKGHHTDIAIIMGLAGESPDTVDIDAIPAFIKDVEQRERLLLAKGAHEVDFPREGGMVFRSENLSLHENGLRLLAFAGDLLILSKTYYSVGGGFIVDEEHFGQSALDEVSVPWPFHSAKDLLAHCRETGLSLSGLVMKNELALHSRDEIHAYFTHIWQTMQACIDRGLNTEGVLPGPLRVPRRAASLRRLLTSSTKHSSDPMIVIDWINMYALAVNEENAAGGRVVTAPTNGACGIVPAVLAYYDHFIEPVTPDIFLRYFLASGAIGVLYKMNASISGAEVGCQGEVGVACSMAAAGLAELLGGSPEQVCVAAEIGMEHNLGLTCDPVAGQVQVPCIERNAIASVKAINAARMALRRTSEPRVSLDKVIETMYETGKDMNAKYRETSRGGLAIKVQCD, encoded by the coding sequence GTGATTAGTGTTTTCGACATGTTCAAAGTGGGCATTGGCCCCTCGAGTTCGCATACTGTCGGCCCGATGAAAGCGGGTAAACAATTTGTGGATTTGCTGTGCGAACAGGAAAAGCTGCAGGAGGTCACCCGGATCGCCGTGGATGTTTACGGTTCTCTGTCTCTGACCGGTAAAGGCCACCACACGGATATCGCCATTATTATGGGTCTGGCGGGCGAATCGCCGGACACGGTGGATATCGATGCGATCCCCGCTTTCATTAAAGATGTCGAACAGCGTGAGCGACTGCTGCTGGCGAAAGGCGCGCATGAAGTCGATTTCCCGCGTGAAGGCGGCATGGTGTTCCGCAGTGAGAACCTCTCATTGCATGAAAATGGCCTGCGCCTGCTGGCATTCGCGGGCGACCTGCTGATCCTGTCGAAAACCTATTACTCTGTGGGCGGCGGATTTATTGTGGATGAAGAGCACTTCGGTCAGTCGGCACTGGATGAAGTCTCTGTGCCCTGGCCGTTCCACTCCGCCAAAGATCTGCTGGCGCACTGCCGCGAAACCGGTCTGTCGCTGTCGGGTCTGGTGATGAAAAATGAGCTGGCACTGCATAGCCGCGACGAGATTCATGCCTATTTCACCCACATCTGGCAGACCATGCAGGCCTGTATTGATCGCGGTCTGAATACTGAAGGCGTGTTGCCCGGACCGCTGCGCGTACCCCGTCGAGCCGCCTCCCTGCGTCGCCTGCTGACCTCCTCCACCAAGCACTCCAGCGATCCGATGATTGTTATCGACTGGATCAATATGTATGCCCTGGCGGTCAACGAAGAGAACGCCGCGGGTGGCCGTGTGGTGACCGCGCCGACGAACGGTGCCTGCGGTATCGTGCCTGCAGTGCTGGCTTACTACGATCACTTTATCGAGCCGGTGACGCCCGATATTTTCCTGCGCTATTTCCTCGCCTCTGGCGCTATAGGCGTGCTGTACAAAATGAACGCCTCTATTTCAGGCGCGGAAGTGGGCTGCCAGGGTGAAGTGGGTGTCGCCTGTTCGATGGCGGCCGCTGGTCTGGCAGAGCTGCTGGGCGGTAGCCCGGAGCAGGTGTGCGTCGCCGCTGAAATCGGCATGGAGCATAACCTTGGACTGACCTGTGACCCCGTGGCCGGTCAGGTTCAGGTTCCCTGCATTGAACGTAATGCTATCGCCTCGGTAAAAGCCATTAACGCGGCGCGTATGGCACTCCGTCGCACCAGTGAACCCCGCGTCTCGCTGGATAAGGTTATTGAGACCATGTATGAGACCGGCAAGGATATGAACGCGAAATACCGTGAAACTTCCCGTGGCGGTCTGGCGATTAAAGTTCAGTGTGACTAA
- a CDS encoding TerC family protein, protein MEFLFDPSIWAGLLTLIVLEIVLGIDNLVFIAILADKLPPKQRDKARLIGLSLALVMRLGLLSLISWIVTLTTPLFSVGGFSFSGRDLILLFGGFFLLFKATMELHERLENRQLDGSANRGYASFWAVVLQIVVLDAVFSLDAVITAVGMVNHLPVMMTAVVIAMGVMLLASKPLTNFVNAHPTVVVLCLSFLLMIGLSLVAEGFGFHIPKGYLYAAIGFSILIELFNQIARRNFIRHQSNRPMRERTAEAILRLMGGRNRALASSNGNSSGNTSTSEESALTEAMPQEAFKDEERYMINGVLTLASRSIRSIMTPRGDISWVDANRPVDEIRGQLLDTPHSLFPVCRGELDEIVGVVRAKELLVALEQGVDVATFAANTPTIVVPETLDPINLLGVLRRAKGSFVIVTNEFGVVQGLITPLDVLEAIAGEFPDEDETPDIVADGDGWLVKGGTDLHSLQQLLDFHELVDPTEDHASLAGLLIEQKGQLPLPGEVIDITPLHFQIIEATDYRIDLVRVTKDKPHDEEEEG, encoded by the coding sequence ATGGAATTTTTATTCGACCCCTCAATCTGGGCGGGTTTACTGACGCTTATCGTGCTGGAAATCGTACTGGGTATCGATAACCTGGTGTTTATTGCCATCCTGGCCGACAAACTGCCGCCAAAGCAGCGTGATAAAGCACGCCTGATCGGCCTGTCACTGGCGCTGGTGATGCGGCTGGGTTTGCTGTCGCTGATCTCCTGGATCGTCACGCTGACAACGCCTCTCTTCAGCGTAGGCGGTTTCAGCTTTTCCGGACGAGATTTAATCCTGCTGTTCGGTGGTTTCTTTCTGTTGTTTAAAGCGACCATGGAGCTACACGAGAGGCTGGAGAACCGTCAGCTTGATGGTTCCGCAAATCGCGGATACGCCAGTTTCTGGGCAGTGGTACTGCAGATTGTGGTGCTGGACGCGGTCTTCTCGCTGGATGCGGTGATTACCGCCGTAGGTATGGTGAACCACCTGCCGGTGATGATGACCGCCGTGGTGATTGCCATGGGGGTGATGCTGCTGGCGTCTAAACCGTTAACCAACTTTGTTAACGCGCATCCGACCGTAGTGGTGCTCTGTCTGAGCTTCCTGTTAATGATCGGTCTGTCGCTGGTGGCAGAAGGCTTTGGTTTCCATATTCCTAAAGGCTACCTCTATGCGGCGATTGGCTTCTCAATTCTGATTGAGCTGTTCAACCAGATTGCACGTCGTAACTTTATTCGCCATCAGTCAAATCGTCCAATGCGTGAGCGTACCGCAGAGGCCATTCTGCGCCTGATGGGCGGCCGTAATCGTGCGCTGGCATCCAGCAATGGCAATAGCAGCGGTAACACCAGCACCAGTGAAGAGTCTGCGCTGACGGAAGCGATGCCGCAGGAAGCGTTTAAAGATGAAGAGCGTTACATGATTAATGGTGTGCTGACCCTGGCTTCCCGCTCGATTCGCAGCATTATGACGCCGCGCGGTGATATCTCCTGGGTCGATGCGAATCGTCCGGTGGATGAGATTCGCGGTCAGCTGCTGGATACGCCTCACAGCCTGTTCCCGGTCTGCCGGGGTGAACTGGATGAAATTGTTGGCGTGGTGCGCGCCAAAGAGCTGCTGGTGGCGCTGGAGCAGGGTGTTGATGTGGCGACCTTCGCGGCGAATACACCGACCATTGTGGTGCCGGAGACGCTGGATCCGATCAACCTGCTTGGCGTGCTGCGTCGTGCTAAAGGCAGCTTCGTGATCGTCACCAATGAGTTTGGCGTGGTGCAGGGTTTGATTACGCCGCTGGACGTGCTGGAAGCGATTGCGGGTGAATTCCCGGATGAAGACGAAACGCCTGATATTGTTGCAGATGGCGATGGCTGGTTAGTGAAAGGCGGAACCGATCTGCACTCGCTGCAGCAGTTACTCGACTTCCATGAGCTGGTCGATCCGACAGAAGATCACGCCTCGCTGGCGGGCCTGCTGATTGAACAGAAAGGGCAGTTACCGCTTCCTGGCGAGGTGATTGATATTACGCCGCTGCACTTCCAGATTATCGAAGCGACGGATTACCGTATCGATCTGGTGCGTGTCACCAAAGATAAACCGCATGACGAAGAGGAAGAGGGTTAA
- the pabB gene encoding aminodeoxychorismate synthase component 1, translated as MIVETLTLDYTPDALTQRFATLAHLPWAMLLSSAQASHSDNRFDILTADPRVTLVTRGPITTISDTTGTTESTADPLLLVQQQCDALGIRPTASEALPFQGGALGLFGYDLGRRFESLPQKATADLTTPDMAVGIYDWALIADHHQQTLTLVALKNAEARAAWLAQWPAREIVPFSLTSRWRSNLSYADYAARFAAVQAYIQAGDCYQVNLAQRFQAGYQGDEWQAFTLLNAANRAPFSAFLRLPESAILSLSPERFLSLNQNQIETRPIKGTRPRCADPIADAQQAEALRHAEKDRAENLMIVDLLRNDIGRVAQPGSVTVPELFVVEPFPAVHHLVSTVRAQLPDTLQATDLLRACFPGGSITGAPKIRAMEIIDELEPQRRNAWCGSIGYLSLCGRMDTSITIRTLIAEGQQLYCAAGGGLVADSDAEAEYQETLDKVSRILPALEQTGGSVGTDA; from the coding sequence ATGATTGTTGAAACCCTCACGCTTGATTATACCCCGGATGCGCTGACACAGCGTTTTGCCACCCTTGCCCATCTGCCGTGGGCGATGCTGCTCTCCTCCGCGCAGGCCAGCCACAGCGACAACCGCTTCGACATTCTGACCGCCGATCCCCGCGTCACCCTGGTGACCCGCGGGCCGATCACGACCATCAGCGACACGACCGGCACCACCGAATCGACCGCGGATCCCTTGCTGCTGGTGCAGCAGCAGTGTGATGCGCTGGGCATCAGACCCACAGCCAGTGAGGCTTTGCCGTTTCAGGGCGGTGCGCTGGGCCTGTTTGGTTATGACCTGGGCCGCCGGTTTGAGTCACTGCCCCAAAAAGCCACAGCCGATCTCACCACGCCGGACATGGCGGTGGGGATCTATGACTGGGCCTTGATTGCCGATCATCATCAGCAAACCCTGACGCTGGTGGCGTTGAAGAACGCTGAAGCGCGCGCCGCCTGGCTGGCGCAGTGGCCCGCGCGTGAAATCGTGCCCTTTTCACTGACCAGCCGCTGGCGCTCCAATCTGAGCTATGCCGATTACGCCGCACGCTTTGCCGCGGTTCAGGCCTATATTCAGGCCGGTGACTGTTATCAGGTTAACCTGGCGCAGCGTTTTCAGGCCGGTTATCAGGGTGATGAGTGGCAGGCGTTTACTCTGCTTAACGCGGCTAACCGGGCGCCGTTCAGCGCGTTTCTGCGCCTGCCGGAAAGTGCGATTCTCAGCCTGTCGCCGGAGCGCTTTCTGTCGCTGAATCAAAACCAGATTGAAACCCGACCGATTAAAGGTACCCGGCCACGCTGTGCCGATCCGATTGCCGATGCGCAACAGGCTGAGGCACTGCGCCATGCGGAGAAAGATCGGGCTGAAAACCTGATGATTGTCGATTTGCTGCGCAACGATATTGGCCGCGTGGCGCAGCCCGGCTCGGTCACGGTGCCTGAACTGTTTGTGGTTGAACCCTTCCCCGCCGTCCATCATCTGGTGAGCACGGTGCGCGCACAGTTGCCTGACACCCTGCAGGCCACCGATCTGCTGCGCGCCTGTTTTCCGGGCGGCTCGATAACCGGTGCGCCCAAAATTCGGGCGATGGAGATTATTGATGAGCTGGAGCCGCAGCGGCGCAATGCCTGGTGCGGCAGTATCGGCTATCTCAGCCTGTGTGGCCGGATGGACACCAGTATCACGATCCGCACGCTGATCGCCGAAGGCCAACAGCTTTACTGTGCCGCGGGTGGCGGCCTGGTAGCAGACAGCGATGCTGAAGCGGAATATCAGGAAACGCTCGATAAAGTCAGCCGGATTTTACCGGCACTGGAACAGACAGGAGGTTCAGTTGGCACTGACGCTTGA
- the manX gene encoding PTS mannose transporter subunit IIAB, which translates to MTIAIVIGTHGWAAEQLLKTAEMLLGEQENIGWIDFVPGENAETLIEKYQARLAELDTSKGVLFLVDTWGGSPFNAASRIVVDKPHYEVIAGVNIPMLVETLMARDDDPGFDELVAVAVETGREGVKALKAKEEAPTPAAEKPAAAAQPAKPMAPGDHMKIGLARIDDRLIHGQVATRWTKETNVQRIIVVSDEVANDHVRKTLLTQVAPPGVTAHVVDVDKMVRVWNNPKYGQDRVMLLFTNPTDVLRVVEQGVDIKTVNIGGMAFRQGKTQVNNAVSVDEKDIAAFRKLNERNIELEVRKVSSDQKLKMMDLIAKVNA; encoded by the coding sequence GTGACCATTGCGATTGTAATTGGTACACACGGCTGGGCAGCGGAACAACTGCTGAAAACAGCAGAAATGCTCTTAGGCGAGCAGGAGAATATCGGCTGGATAGATTTTGTCCCCGGTGAAAATGCAGAAACGCTGATTGAAAAATATCAGGCACGACTGGCTGAACTGGATACCAGTAAAGGGGTTCTTTTTCTGGTCGATACCTGGGGCGGCAGCCCGTTCAATGCGGCCAGCCGCATTGTTGTCGACAAGCCACACTATGAGGTTATTGCCGGGGTCAATATTCCGATGCTGGTTGAAACGCTGATGGCGCGCGATGACGATCCCGGATTTGACGAACTGGTCGCCGTGGCGGTGGAGACCGGTCGTGAAGGGGTCAAAGCCCTGAAAGCCAAAGAAGAAGCACCGACACCGGCTGCTGAGAAACCGGCCGCGGCGGCGCAACCAGCTAAGCCGATGGCCCCCGGGGATCACATGAAAATCGGGCTGGCGCGCATTGATGATCGTCTGATTCATGGGCAGGTCGCGACGCGCTGGACTAAAGAGACAAACGTTCAGCGTATTATTGTGGTCAGCGATGAAGTGGCCAACGATCATGTGCGCAAAACCCTGTTGACGCAGGTCGCGCCGCCCGGCGTGACGGCTCATGTGGTGGATGTCGACAAAATGGTCCGGGTATGGAACAACCCGAAATATGGTCAGGATCGCGTCATGCTGCTGTTTACCAACCCTACCGATGTCCTGCGCGTAGTTGAACAGGGTGTCGATATTAAAACGGTCAACATCGGTGGTATGGCGTTCCGCCAGGGGAAAACCCAGGTCAATAATGCGGTCTCGGTTGATGAGAAAGATATTGCCGCATTCCGCAAACTCAATGAACGTAATATTGAACTGGAAGTGCGTAAAGTTTCCAGCGATCAAAAACTGAAAATGATGGATCTGATTGCGAAAGTAAACGCGTAA